DNA from Fusarium verticillioides 7600 chromosome 4, whole genome shotgun sequence:
GAAAACAGACGCACAAAGTGCTCGCCGTCGCGAGGCTGAACATGGTAgccctgaagatgaagagagatATCTCGAAAGATGGCTGGATCGCGATCAATATAGAGCGTTCGGATAGCCGAGTTCGACTCGTCGTTTCGTTCTTTTGCCGATTCTAACTGGCAAACAAAGTATTGAGAGAAGTACGAAGGTGCTACGAGGCGTTAGTCGAGAGCTATGAGAGAGATATCAACTGCGTCAGCGCAGTGCGACAAGTCAGTTGCCGCAAAGAGACTTGTAAAGTCAAGACTCACCGTCAGAGGATAACGATGCCCCTGAGAGCTTAAATAATTCACTGCCGATCTGGATTGGAAAGACGCGCTCATGAGGCAGAATAAGCGGGATCCGAGAGACGTTGCGCTCTGACAGTGGCTCGACAGTTAAATTTCCAGCATCAGAGGAAGCAATTGAGGTCATTGTAACGGTATTTGTATGGAGGACTTGCTGGTCTTTCAAGCGTACAGCTATTTTTCTCGGTGAGTTAGTGCGACTGCAGAGTTGAAGTCGCAGCGCACCGTTTTAATGTTGATAAGCTACCATTGAGGTGTAGTAAATTTGTCCGGTGACAGTTCTAAGCTTACACGAGGGTTGCATGAGCTTGCGCCACTAGACATGGATAGTGGCTGACAGATACATTATTAACAGCTTTACAAAGTCGCGGCGCTTGGGGTTAAAATCATCGCCATGATGCTTAATTGGTTTCATCTATGTACTATAAAAGGCTTTTATTGCTTGTAGCACAGTTAATCGTTGTGTAACATCATACGAATATTCAGCCTTCAATGTCAATCAACTCATTACGTCCTTGTGAAGACGCGACGCTCGATAGCTGTAGAGATCCTGAGATTATCggctcatcaactcaactccGTTTCGGACAACTCCAACAACTGCTCCAGTCTGAATCAACTCACTGCCTCCACCGGCGACTCTATGCTCGATGTTGGCGAGACCATCCAGCCAGGTGATCATCACCTCAGGACCAACCTCTAGCTTCACCAACTCCTCGGAGAGCGCCGTGATGATATCCGCCAGCGCAAGACCTCGCGACACCTTGAGAGCGTTAATAGTGTTTAGACAACTTGTGACATCAGATGTCTTCAGCAGCGTCGACACAATCTCTTTAATGGCATCAGGTGGGGGTGCCGCAATGCAGTTATAAATAGTCTCCGTTGTGATGTTTTCGCGTTCAATTTCGCTGTCAGGCACTTTAGGTGCATCCTTCGCTCGCAATGGTGTGCCTAGGCCTGTGTTAGTCACGTTTGGAAAGAGAGGCATGCAGACTGACTTGATGCGTGACAGGCCTGTAGAACGTTCAGTGCTCTTCGCATATCACCCTTgctcaacttcaccaacgCATCGACCGCCTCTCCGCCAATCCTAACATGCTCCTCATCCACCACCTTGTCAACCAGCACCCTAATATCACCCTCCTTCAGCGGACTGAAGCGGAACCGTGTGCATCGACTCAGAAGTGCTGGGCTAAGCTTGTGGGAATAGTTTGCAATGATACAGAATCGTGTGTTAGTGGTGTACTTCTCCATTATCCGTCGTAGCGCCATCTGGGCTGTGCTCGTCATagcatcagcctcatccagAACAATGAGCTTAAATCCAGCCATCGAGTTGCCTGCGCGGGCAGATGCACCacccaaggagaagatctgTTTGGTACTAGCAAATGTCTTGATCTGCTCCCGCACTACATCAATACCACGGTCATCTGAGGCATTGAGTTCGAGAACCATTTGGCGCATATTCGCAGCTCCGTAGATACGACGAGCAAGGGCCAGAATTGTCGACGTTTTTCCGGTACCTGGAGGACCGTAGAGGAGTAGATGAGGGAGACGATTCTGGTCAATGAATTTGTTGATAGTAGCGAGGATATCTTGATGGCCCGAGACGTCGTCGAGGGTGTTTGGGCGGTACTTTTCAACCCTGGGCTCCATTAATCCTGATCTTTTATGGCGTTTCTTACGAGCACCTACCAAGGGAGACtatcctcagcctcaactggCAGATTGGCAGCACTTCGCTTGCcttgcttggcttcagaGGAAAACATCACATCTTTGCTGACAACGGGGACGTCAAcgtccatctcatccccaATATCAGACATATTTGCGCTTGTTTTCTTGTTGCTTTCGGTCTTTGTAGTTCCTTTGGTGATGGAATGTTTTCCGGGGTTGCTCGGCCCGCAactcttgagcttgttgcgCTGTGGTTACGGAAGTTTGAATATTGAAGTCAGTGAGGAACACGTGCTAGGTTACACCTAAACGCGTCTGAGCGTGTCGGTCAATTAAGACCCTTGCGCATAGCAACGGCCAATCACAAGGGCGAAATCGTCAACTTCACACTTCCTTACACCCTTTAACTGAGGTATCATTCTTCCTTGAGACAGCTATTTTGAATGATGTTTATTTTCAAATCAAATGTTGTTATAGCACTGTTCGGATACCCTATCATGAATACAACTCAGTATCAATTGCAACTCTCAAGTTGTCTTGAGATATATCACCCACAGAAACTCAAAGGTGACATACCTAACCAATAAACCATTCCAGCGCCCATCATTCATCACCTTATATGTTCATtaaaaagaagaatgtcTAATTGCATCCTGGAGGCCACTGGAAAATAATACAAAGCGGTGGCCTCTCTTGtctcatttcatctcatcactcatcGTTCATGTAACTGATTCGTCCCCAAGCCCACAATCTCAAACATTATGGGGATAATAGCCACTGCAAACCAAGCAATACCTGTCATACCAGTCAGCAAACCATTTCTCTTGTCAGGGAAAAATTCCGTAAACTTACCAGTGTAAACAACGAGCTTAGTCACGACCTCGACGTCGTATCGCACACGAGGTTTGATTAATTGCGAGAACATCTCCCGCTCTCCCAACCCGTCCTCGGTACCCGTAACAAATATCTCAACCCGatcatcatcggcggctGGTGTTGTCACAACCTCGCCGGTCCCCATCATCTGCTCGAATTCGACGATTCGGTTTGCCTGTGCACCAGACGCCTGAGCTCCCTTGCCAGAATAGTCTTCATGCGTGGTCTGGAGCTCCAGGTTGCTtgacttgctcttcaagCTATGGTTACTGCTGACACTCTCGCGTCGCTTGCGCTCTCTATACGCCAAGGTCTCGTATGCATCTGCGGCACTCTGAGGACCAATCGACACAGAGCGACCTCGGGTGGTAGGGTTTCGGATACTCTCAACCATGCGTGGGAAGTCGGACGGCGAAGGGAAAAGCGTATCAATACGAGAGCCTGTTGGTACAGTCTTATACTTACTAGCAGGAGTGAAGAACCGTCGAGGCATGTTCACCCCAACCTGTTCAAATATTCGGAATAGATGAGGCAAGAGCTTAAGCAGTAGAGGCTTCATCGTCTCGCGCCACGCAAAGACGACAAGAACGCCGAAAACGATCCTAGCCACGTTGGCAGTCAATCCCAAGTGCGTAATATCCACtgatcctcctccatgcgCATGAGTCTCCCAAGGATCTAGCGCAATTTTGCCGTACGTCCAAGTGCCGAATTCGAGACCAATGACAACACCAGCGAAGGCAACACTGTCATCGTAACATGGACAGTCATCTGCCGGCTCAGGGTGGATGCGTACGAGTATAAGAATAATCAAGGCAGCTACAAGAGGCGCAGCCCAAGAGCTGGAGTGCATATATTCATCCAGGGGAGGTCCGTAGTAGAATTCGAGAAGAGAAATCGCGGCACCCATGAAGGACCCAACAATTACGTCGAGGAAGCCATGCATGCCACAGTATAAGCGCCCAAATATGATCGAAGCAGCGTAGAAGTATGAGAGGCATTCGAGTGCGAACTTCGTGGTTGGAGCTAGCGTGTTATCGGGACTGCGTAGTATCAGAAGCGCATAGACAGCGACAGATACGGCATTGGCGCTATGGGTCGAAGGGAAACCATATTCGAGGGCTGCAGAACCAGACATCGTGATTCGGTGCAAAGGAGGCGAAAGTGGTCGCGGGAGAGAGTAGAAGTCCTTGATAAAGCCTGTCCAGAAGACACCGAGCGCAAGAATATGTACAAGTCTACACAACGAAGCGTGTCAGTGCCTGTTAAATCCTATAATCTCGAGAATCTGGATATTTGTTACTGCAACTGCGGTGCAACATCATGCGGCGCGGCGCAGCGAATGTAGACGCGGAACATGGTGTGACTTACCCCTTGCCAAATGCTGCATAACCACACCAGAAGCAGATGGGTAATCCGATCATGAAGAAGGTATGGGTTCCGAGGTTGGCAGTGATGGCGAAGTAGCTATCGAGAGCTGGAGTCCGCAACTTCTCTTGCATCCACGCAAGGTAGGGTGTCTCCCAGCGGATCAGAGGTAGCATCTGTTGGCGTAGATTGTACCGCCATTTTGGCAGGGCGCGCTTGTCTGCGAGAGGAGCAATCAGCAAAGCGCGTGGCGCGAGAGAGGTCGTTACTGAGGCGTACAGTGATCGAGACTTCTCAGTCCGGCATCGGGAACGTCGTCGCCTTTGGCAGAGCCGTTTGTCGTAGGCAGAACCgtcgtggtcgtggtggtAGCGGGAATGTGGGCGCTCAACGGCGGGGCATCGCGTTGAGGGTCGCTCATGGTTTTGCGGCAGAAGTAAAGGTAAGAGTACGTCAATTGCGACGAGTACAAGATCTAACACAATGACGAAACCATTGAGGTCAAAGAAGACGATAAGGAATGTCGTGAGCCTAAGTGCGGCCTTGGGCTTCAATGGACAGAAGCCCTGCTGAGAATGTAGTTGCAATGGAGGAGTTTAGTGGGAATAGTTAACCAGCGATGGATGGAAGCGGCGGGAGTTTGATCAAGTGGAGTTTTGCACTATGTTACAATGAACTGAACCAGACCAGCAGAGGCCGAGGTTCGAGTGAAGCAGGCAGGTTGTCAGCTATGTATATGTAGGTATCCAGTAAGGAGCAACAATGGTCAATAGATCCTTGTCGTAGGAGAAACAGGTCAGATTAGGTAGACTAGATGTTCGtccgccatcatcttgtttGAGTGTTTATCGACGTCCGCTACGTTTGGCTTCAACCCTTGGCACTCGCAGAGGACAACGAGACAAGACCACTCGAAATCAGGGTTTAGTCAGCGGATTAGTTACCTCACTAACTTGAAACTTTGCggttctcctcttcagtcCCCTGTTGATTACCCAGAAGCGAAACCCATCatggaagctgatgagatgcaCCAAACAAGCCAGCCACTGGTTTAAAGACAGGGGGTTCTGGGCTTGTAAGTATTTACAGAGGCTAATATGGACATACTCATAGTAACAGGGAAATCGTCTTGAGTATGTGCAAAAAAGCAATTGCTACTAGGAGACAGATATCAGCCATGACATACAGCCAGCCAGGAACCGATTGCTTGGTCAGGTGTTTCGATGGTGTTgggggttttttttttcagCCAAACAGTCGTACAGTGTGACAATGACATCGGTGCTGCATGGGAGGTTGGCTGGGTAAGGCAGCTAGGGCAGGTAGGTAtccgtacctaggtaggtaggtaattaagcataggtaggtacaaTTGAGAAGCAGAGGAATTCGGCTCGCAACGATCAAAAGCAACTTGAAGGATAAGGGAATGAAAATTAATTATAGAGAATATTCATTTTACAGTATGTCGTGGAATTCGATGTATACAGAGCTTTATCGTAAAAAGTTGGGCCTTCGTCTCCATTCAAGTCAATATTTACAGAATCAACTTCAAATTTCACCACCACATCAAACTTCACTATCTATAAACCACCTCACACATTCCGCCTCCACCATCGCCCATGTCCTTCTCTCTCCGCGGTAAACATGCCATTGTGGTAGGAGGTACCGGTACGCTGGGCTTCCGTATTGCTAGCGCACTTGCAGACCGCGGCTCTGTTGTGACCATCATGAGTCGCAATGCCGTTGATGATCGCCAAGTCCTTGAGCCCAGACTCAAACCCTTTGAGCCTCTCCCGTACATGGAGAACATCGAAGGTAGTAGGCGCCCAACAGGGCACCAATTCAAACGCCTGGATGTGCAAAGGGCAGATATCTTCAAGGGTATATTTCCCACTCTAGGCCCCGTTGATGTCCTCGTCAACTGTGCTGGGACCAGTCAAACGTCAGCGCTCAAAAGGACCGGCGAAGAGGAAATTCAACTCATCCTTAACCTCAACCTCCGGGCGACTATTCTCGCCTCTAAATATGCCAAATTAACCCCTCATGGTGCGTCCCACCGAGCAGTTATTTGTGTCCGATAGCATCTTCTCACATGTGCTCATAGGATGCATCATCAATGTTTCAAGTCTTATGGCTACCAAAATGggtgctggtgctgcagTATACGCCGCTTCAAAAGCTGGTGTCGTTGGTATGTTCATGATATATCCCTAATCTTATGCTAATGAATCTCACATTATTATACATGCCAAAAACCTGCTGACTCCATATCGTCGCAGCTTTCACCCGCGCCCTAGCCCTTGAGTATAAAAGTCGTTCTATCCGCGTCAACACATTGCTACCGGGTTGGATACAGAGTCCAATGTGGAATGGTGAGTCTCCCCTTCCTGCGCCTTCAACCCCTGGTGCGAATCACCCATGCGAAGGCGAAAACCAATGTTAATGTGCAATGCACTGTTTTAGAACTCACTGAGACTGCTCGTGAATCTTACCTCAAGCAGTGTCCCTTGGGTCGTTTGGGCACGCCCGATGAGGTAGCCGACGCTGCCATGTTTTTGATAACCAACCGTTTCGCCAACAATTGCGTACTGAACCTGGATGGTGGCTTAAGCGCTAACTAGAAAGCCACGGTTCCCAGGATATACGCATCGTCCTTTCAACCCCTTGAATAACCCTTCAGTCGTCAATGACGATAGCGCCGGCGGCGGCATGGCTTTGGACTTCGTCCACGTCTACAATGTCGGTTCCGGGTTCGGTGAtcttgagtttcttgagaGGTGGTTCAGCGTCCTCTCCATGCGGTCTCTTGATACCCTTAGGCTCGGCACTAACGGCCTGCCCGTTGTTGAGTTCCCCATTGCCATTCGCGGAGACTGGCTGGAGCTTCTTTGGTCGGCGTGGAATTTCAGGGGCATCCGGGAATGTAGCCTTGACCGGtttctcgtcttctttcAATGTACTATAATTGTAAGCTTAGTTCAATAACaacagagacaaagacaaacccTTCTTGGACATTGATAACCACATTGACGAACGTGTCTTCGTCGTCCTGGTCGATGACAGTCAAGAACGAGTCCTTCTTTATACCTAGTGGTTCTGTCAGTCCTCCGCGAGCAATTCATTTGTCCTTTCAATGAGGCCTTACCGAGATCAGTCAGCTTTTTGGGTAGATTCTCGTCGTCGCCGTCTTCAAAACATTCAACCAAGGTTCCTATGTCGTTGTTCACGACAAACTCCTTGCCTTCAAATCCCAGTTTTGACAAGACGATGTCATCAACGAGATCCTTGAGAGTCGCCCGAGACAGATCTGCAACAATAGTTGTAAAGTAAACACTACAAACGGGGCATTCGGGATTTGGCTCTCTGGACCTATCAGGGGCCAGAAGTCGAGCTGGGGCAAAGGGGGTCAGGAAGACCTCCTTGGACTGTGCATACTCGCCCTTCAGAACTTTGAAAGACTGAAGAACACAGAGACCAGCGACGATTGCGTTGGTTGTGGCAATCGCTGGAATAATGTTGCCTGCCATCTGTTTGGTATCGAAACGAGACTTCTTGTCAATTCCAAAGATTGTTGAGCGAATGTTGGCGCTTGCTGTCACAAAGTCAAGGGTATCAATGTCATCCTTGTCAAATGTGATTGTGGGGTCGGGGTCTTCGGGatttttgttcttcttgagttcaagaATTCGCTTGCTTAGTCGGTCAAGACTGTCATTGAAGACCGCTAGACTCTCTTCCAGGGACCAAACCCGCTGATCGTCGTTCAgagccttgtccttgttggcgATAGCATCGCCAGCCTGTGCGAGAATGGTCTGATATTCAAGAGGTTCAGGAGCTCGCCGGGACGTCCACATCCCCTCCACGGAACGTAGTCGCTCGATGTCGGCGCTGAACACCTTGTCAAATAACATCTGAGGGAACTTGGACGTGCCAGTAGCATCCCGAATCATCTTGAGGGCTTCAGattctttcttcaactcctcaatctccttggctGGCTCTTGTCAGTATGTGCTGCCCCTTAACACAGCATTTCACTTACCATTGTCGGCATCTGTTGAGTGGTCAAACGCGGCCTGATCTTCACTTGTGCCAAATATCTCGCTGAACTCTTTGTTAGCAATCTTCTGCAAGTCGCTATCTATATTCATACTTGAGCAAATAACTTTTACCCCATACAATGCAGTGGATGGGTTGGCTGGGGGTGCTTCGAATTGTACACACAGGGAAGGACTTGGGTGCTTCCTTCGGAGTGCAGTCGTAGCATGCAGTAACGCCTTTTTTGATAACCTGCACCTGGCCATTGAATCCGGTGGTGCCACTCTCGATCAGGGGTACATCAGCTGCCAGGCACATCTTATTGACGTGCCTGCGCGCTTCGAGGTTATCAAGAGCATTGAAAGCAATGTGGAATTGCTGGAACCAGGCCACAGTGAATTCATCGTCCTTTATATTGCCATGGTGTGCGACAATTTTGACATTGGGATTGAACCGTTCTGCTGCCTCCTTGGCCACCTGCGCCTTGATTAGTATCTAACCAAACTCCATTTTGGGCAGAATGACGCACTAGAGCCTTGGATTTTTTTATGTGTTCGTGACGGAAAAGAAACTGTCGGTTCAGATTCGAAAGGTCGATGGTATCGAGGTCAACAATATGTATTTCGCCAAAGCCTGTGAGGACCATATTCTTGAGCAACTCGCATCCAATTCCGCCAGCACCAACCATGAGCACACGAGCCTGCGCGATCCGAGTTAGCATACCCACAATGATAAGAAGTGGTCGAGTAAGATCGCCATGTCGCATCGCATACAGCTCACTCCTAGATACATCGCTCCTGAGGCGTCGGATCGCGTCAGATCATGTTgcgagatcaaggctgagaggtGATATTTAGTCCCATGCATAAGAAACGTACCTGCTTGACAGAGGTATTGAGTGATGCGCCTAGCGACTGCTGGTTGTGTCGGTCACGCGTCATGGCCGGCGTGCGTTTCCGGGATTCGTTCTCGGATGAAGCAGTTttcctctgctgctgctgttgctgtagTTGTGTTTGTATTTGTGGTTGCTGCTTAGAGGCTGGAGTAAtagctggagctgaagccatAGCTGTATTCAGTGTCTGGGCCGGAGTCTGATCGGCGCTTGTCGCATTCATCGTTATAGTGATCGCTTTCTACACGCGGAAACGGGATCGAAAGAGTGGAATATCCCGATCCAAGGGCGGCGCATAAATGTCGAGTCAGTGCGCttgttggtgaagaatgTCGCGATCAGTTGAAGGTGGGAAGGTTGAATTGGATGTTAGTGGTCAGAGATCTGAGATAGAGCACTCAGCAGGGGAGCGGCGTTGCAGGGCGACCAATCGGACGGGCCTATCACAGAGCTTCGAGCTTCTAAAGCCGGGAATTCTTGGTGTCATGGAAGGCTTAATGATTGGGCTCCACTGTGTACTCACGTTGTCAATGAGCACACCAATAACTTAACCATCACAACTGAAGGTCctcgaagagcaagaaacTTGGACTCAAACCCTTTGTATGCTGAAATAAACTCACCAAAAGGCTGCTCAGTTCCTACTAGCCCAGCTGAGTTATTTTACTAACTTCATATCAAGTTTCTAGTTACCTTAGCTGGCTTACCTCCTCTTAGAAGACTCGACATGTTAGCACTCTATGTTTTTTTTAACTGATGGGATGGGTGGGATGGTGACgtgcagatgcagatgcaaggACAATGAGTGCCTCCCAGTCCTGCCTAGTAGAGCTATCTAAGGGGCACTCCAACGAAACGGTATTACAAAGTCATCCATTTAGTCAATATGATGTGAACCGGTTGCTTCCAGAAGCATTTGACTAGGTATTCACCATACAATTCCTTCCTTTGCCGTATTTCGGCCATGGCAAGCCGCAAGGGACGCAAAATACAC
Protein-coding regions in this window:
- a CDS encoding replication factor C subunit 3/5 → MSDIGDEMDVDVPVVSKDVMFSSEAKQGKRSAANLPVEAEDSLPWVEKYRPNTLDDVSGHQDILATINKFIDQNRLPHLLLYGPPGTGKTSTILALARRIYGAANMRQMVLELNASDDRGIDVVREQIKTFASTKQIFSLGGASARAGNSMAGFKLIVLDEADAMTSTAQMALRRIMEKYTTNTRFCIIANYSHKLSPALLSRCTRFRFSPLKEGDIRVLVDKVVDEEHVRIGGEAVDALVKLSKGDMRRALNVLQACHASSTPLRAKDAPKVPDSEIERENITTETIYNCIAAPPPDAIKEIVSTLLKTSDVTSCLNTINALKVSRGLALADIITALSEELVKLEVGPEVMITWLDGLANIEHRVAGGGSELIQTGAVVGVVRNGVELMSR
- a CDS encoding ubiquitin-like 1-activating enzyme E1 B; this encodes MVGAGGIGCELLKNMVLTGFGEIHIVDLDTIDLSNLNRQFLFRHEHIKKSKALVAKEAAERFNPNVKIVAHHGNIKDDEFTVAWFQQFHIAFNALDNLEARRHVNKMCLAADVPLIESGTTGFNGQVQVIKKGVTACYDCTPKEAPKSFPVCTIRSTPSQPIHCIVWGKSYLLNEIFGTSEDQAAFDHSTDADNAKEIEELKKESEALKMIRDATGTSKFPQMLFDKVFSADIERLRSVEGMWTSRRAPEPLEYQTILAQAGDAIANKDKALNDDQRVWSLEESLAVFNDSLDRLSKRILELKKNKNPEDPDPTITFDKDDIDTLDFVTASANIRSTIFGIDKKSRFDTKQMAGNIIPAIATTNAIVAGLCVLQSFKVLKGEYAQSKEVFLTPFAPARLLAPDRSREPNPECPVCSVYFTTIVADLSRATLKDLVDDIVLSKLGFEGKEFVVNNDIGTLVECFEDGDDENLPKKLTDLGIKKDSFLTVIDQDDEDTFVNVVINVQEGTLKEDEKPVKATFPDAPEIPRRPKKLQPVSANGNGELNNGQAVSAEPKGIKRPHGEDAEPPLKKLKITEPGTDIVDVDEVQSHAAAGAIVIDD
- a CDS encoding ubiquitin-like 1-activating enzyme E1 B, with product MLTRIAQARVLMVGAGGIGCELLKNMVLTGFGEIHIVDLDTIDLSNLNRQFLFRHEHIKKSKALVAKEAAERFNPNVKIVAHHGNIKDDEFTVAWFQQFHIAFNALDNLEARRHVNKMCLAADVPLIESGTTGFNGQVQVIKKGVTACYDCTPKEAPKSFPVCTIRSTPSQPIHCIVWGKSYLLNEIFGTSEDQAAFDHSTDADNAKEIEELKKESEALKMIRDATGTSKFPQMLFDKVFSADIERLRSVEGMWTSRRAPEPLEYQTILAQAGDAIANKDKALNDDQRVWSLEESLAVFNDSLDRLSKRILELKKNKNPEDPDPTITFDKDDIDTLDFVTASANIRSTIFGIDKKSRFDTKQMAGNIIPAIATTNAIVAGLCVLQSFKVLKGEYAQSKEVFLTPFAPARLLAPDRSREPNPECPVCSVYFTTIVADLSRATLKDLVDDIVLSKLGFEGKEFVVNNDIGTLVECFEDGDDENLPKKLTDLGIKKDSFLTVIDQDDEDTFVNVVINVQEGTLKEDEKPVKATFPDAPEIPRRPKKLQPVSANGNGELNNGQAVSAEPKGIKRPHGEDAEPPLKKLKITEPGTDIVDVDEVQSHAAAGAIVIDD
- a CDS encoding ubiquitin-like 1-activating enzyme E1 B — encoded protein: MNATSADQTPAQTLNTAMASAPAITPASKQQPQIQTQLQQQQQQRKTASSENESRKRTPAMTRDRHNQQSLGASLNTSVKQARVLMVGAGGIGCELLKNMVLTGFGEIHIVDLDTIDLSNLNRQFLFRHEHIKKSKALVAKEAAERFNPNVKIVAHHGNIKDDEFTVAWFQQFHIAFNALDNLEARRHVNKMCLAADVPLIESGTTGFNGQVQVIKKGVTACYDCTPKEAPKSFPVCTIRSTPSQPIHCIVWGKSYLLNEIFGTSEDQAAFDHSTDADNAKEIEELKKESEALKMIRDATGTSKFPQMLFDKVFSADIERLRSVEGMWTSRRAPEPLEYQTILAQAGDAIANKDKALNDDQRVWSLEESLAVFNDSLDRLSKRILELKKNKNPEDPDPTITFDKDDIDTLDFVTASANIRSTIFGIDKKSRFDTKQMAGNIIPAIATTNAIVAGLCVLQSFKVLKGEYAQSKEVFLTPFAPARLLAPDRSREPNPECPVCSVYFTTIVADLSRATLKDLVDDIVLSKLGFEGKEFVVNNDIGTLVECFEDGDDENLPKKLTDLGIKKDSFLTVIDQDDEDTFVNVVINVQEGTLKEDEKPVKATFPDAPEIPRRPKKLQPVSANGNGELNNGQAVSAEPKGIKRPHGEDAEPPLKKLKITEPGTDIVDVDEVQSHAAAGAIVIDD